The following are from one region of the Quercus robur chromosome 1, dhQueRobu3.1, whole genome shotgun sequence genome:
- the LOC126724634 gene encoding E3 ubiquitin-protein ligase RHF2A, which translates to MEANSVPGMEEEEDKTSEAHLTSAAAFVEGGIQDACDDACSICLEAFCDSDPSTVTGCKHEFHLQCILEWCQRSSQCPMCWQPISLKDPTGQELLEAVERERSFRFNPSRNATIFHHPTLGDFELQHLPVGANDAELEERIIQHLAAAAAMGRARHIARREGQRNRSSAQGRPQFLVFSTHPNSPPATSASVQRGEGEPAPAIAVAALSSPHTTVGEEPSQLTSSVYSPQADQVSASASGSTVLAANQHGLDRRSPSQSLPSGPDRAGPSEIQSLSESIKSRLNAVSMRYKESISKSTKGWRERLFSRNTSMSDIGSEVRREVNAGIATVSRMMERLETKETGRTSSASESTSIENCSVTESGNQRTSETSGAISLGDTNKPAACAAGSSST; encoded by the exons ATGGAGGCAAATTCG GTTCCGGggatggaggaggaggaggacaAGACGTCAGAGGCCCATTTGACGTCAGCTGCGGCCTTTGTTGAGGGTGGAATCCAGGATGCCTGCGATGATGCTTGCAGCATTTGCCTTGAAGCATTCTGTGATAGTGATCCTTCGACG GTGACCGGTTGCAAGCACGAGTTTCATCTGCAATGTATTCTTGAATG GTGCCAAAGAAGTTCCCAGTGCCCCATGTGCTGGCAACCCATCAGCCTGAAGGATCCAACCGG cCAGGAATTGCTCGAGGCAGTAGAACGAGAGAGGAGTTTTAGGTTTAATCCTTCTAGAAATGCCACAATATTTCATCATCCAACCCTGGGGGATTTTGAGTTACAACAC TTACCGGTGGGTGCAAATGATGCTGAACTTGAAGAGCGTATAATCCAGCACTTAGCTGCTGCTGCTGCAATGGGACGAGCTCGCCACATTGCTAGAAGGGAAGGCCAAAGGAATAGGTCATCAGCTCAAGGTCGTCCTCAGTTCTTGGTATTCTCAACTCATCCTAATTCACCTCCTGCTACTTCTGCTTCAGTCCAGAGGGGGGAAGGCGAACCAGCTCCTGCAATTGCAGTAGCTGCTCTATCTTCACCTCATACAACTGTGGGAGAAGAACCTTCACAACTGACTTCTTCAGTATATTCTCCCCAAGCTGACCAGGTTTCAGCCTCAGCATCAGGCTCAACTGTTCTTGCTGCCAATCAACATGGATTGGATAG GAGGTCTCCTAGTCAATCGTTACCAAGTGGTCCAGATAGAGCAGGACCTTCAGAAATCCAATCACTTTCAGAATCAATAAAGTCTCGATTAAATGCAGTGTCTATGAG atacaaaGAATCCATTTCAAAAAGCACAAAAGGATGGAGGGAGAGATTATTCTCTCGTAACACTTCGATGTCAGACATTGGTTCTGAAGTTAGAAGAGAGGTAAATGCAGGGATTGCAACTGTATCACGCATGATGGAACGTCTGGAGACCAAAGAAACTGGTAGAACAAGTTCTGCATCTGAATCAACTAGTATAGAGAATTGTTCAGTTACAGAATCAGGCAACCAGCGCACATCAGAGACTAGTGGTGCCATTTCGTTGGGAGACACAAATAAGCCAGCTGCATGTGCTGCTGGTTCCAGTTCGACATAA
- the LOC126724650 gene encoding fasciclin-like arabinogalactan protein 15 yields MTNDQTKRKTQKHNHINQITHNNPEELSLLSLSLLNPPHFSFAMDFHVYGVSRLVFMSSVFVFFVGICLALPDNPNIRSSSPANNSGQINSNSVLVALLDSHYTELAELVEKALLLQTLEETVGKHNITIFAPRNEALERDLDPEFKRFLLEPGNLKSLQKLLMFHIIPTRIGSNQWPTHPESTQHHRTLSHDHLFLTHHEKTGDKTVDRAKLIHPDFLTRPDGVIHGIERLLIPQSVQDDFNKRRSLRSISAIKPEGAPEVDPRTHRLKKPAPPANPGSPPALPIFDALAPGPSLAPAPAPGPGGPHHHFNGEAQVKDFIHTLLHYGGYNEMADILVNLTSLATEMGRLVSEGYVLTVLAPNDEAMAKLTTEQLSEPGAPEQIMYYHLVPEYQTEESMYNAVRRFGKVRYDTLRLPHKVVAQEADGSVKFGQGDGSAYLFDPDIYTDGRISVQGIDGVLFPPEEVEPKKTAVPTKVVSKPRRGKLMEVACRVLGAVGQDSRFTTCL; encoded by the exons ATGACAAATgaccaaacaaaaagaaaaacacagaaaCACAACCACATAAACCAGATCACACACAACAACCCAGAAGAACTCTCTCtactgtctctctctcttctgaATCCACCGCACTTTTCTTTCGCCATGGATTTTCACGTCTATGGCGTCTCGAGGCTCGTTTTTATGTCGTCTGTTTTCGTATTCTTCGTCGGAATATGCCTCGCATTGCCGGACAATCCCAACATCAGATCGTCCTCTCCGGCGAATAACTCCGGCCAAATAAACTCCAACTCGGTCCTCGTCGCTCTTCTGGACTCGCATTACACTGAGCTGGCCGAGTTGGTCGAGAAGGCCTTGCTGTTGCAGACGCTAGAAGAGACTGTCGGCAAGCACAACATCACAATCTTCGCACCCAGAAATGAAGCTCTCGAACGCGATCTAGACCCTGAGTTCAAGCGCTTTTTGCTCGAGCCTGGCAATCTCAAGTCGCTCCAAAAGCTCTTGATGTTCCACATTATCCCAACTCGGATCGGATCCAACCAGTGGCCAACTCACCCCGAGTCAACTCAACACCACCGCACTCTCTCCCACGACCACCTCTTCCTCACCCACCACGAGAAGACCGGAGACAAAACCGTTGACCGCGCGAAGCTCATCCACCCGGATTTCCTGACCCGGCCCGACGGAGTCATTCACGGAATCGAACGCTTGCTCATCCCACAGTCCGTGCAAGACGACTTCAACAAACGCCGTAGCCTCCGCTCAATCTCCGCCATCAAACCCGAAGGAGCCCCGGAAGTCGACCCGAGAACTCACCGTTTGAAGAAACCGGCACCGCCTGCGAATCCCGGTTCGCCGCCGGCACTTCCGATCTTCGACGCTTTAGCACCTGGTCCATCTCTAGCTCCGGCACCCGCACCCGGACCCGGCGGACCCCACCACCACTTCAACGGCGAAGCTCAAGTAAAAGACTTCATTCACACCCTTCTTCACTACGGAGGGTACAACGAAATGGCTGATATTTTGGTGAACCTTACTTCCTTAGCAACCGAAATGGGTCGGTTAGTTTCAGAGGGCTACGTTTTAACTGTCTTGGCTCCAAACGACGAAGCCATGGCTAAGCTAACGACGGAGCAGTTGAGTGAGCCAGGGGCACCGGAGCAAATAATGTACTACCATTTGGTGCCGGAGTACCAGACGGAGGAGAGTATGTACAATGCGGTGAGGAGGTTTGGGAAAGTCAGGTACGATACGCTGCGTTTGCCGCATAAAGTGGTGGCCCAGGAAGCTGATGGGTCTGTAAAGTTTGGACAAGGTGATGGATCGGCCTATTTATTCGACCCGGATATTTATACCGATGGCCGGATCTCGGTGCAAGGGATCGACGGAGTTTTGTTCCCGCCGGAGGAGGTGGAGCCCAAGAAAACCGCCGTGCCCACCAAGGTTGTGTCCAAGCCCAGGAGAg GAAAATTGATGGAGGTAGCATGCCGGGTGCTTGGAGCCGTTGGACAGGATTCTCGATTTACCACTTGCCTATGA
- the LOC126729589 gene encoding pectinesterase-like: protein MASMFELVQNVYYFFMGLLVMYVSFLSDQYLWSKETTPAAFQYIEEICIQPNFRNYTFDCTKLLTPDPENVKAVTSKEDLFMVALTKTSTLAQSLLYDLNELNRSSLGWGWVDNKSEVLDCIDEFDIIVKLFDEAVSSLRGGDPATLDYVFRHIEIYQTACMNRLREVQTSFTKKDSKMSRKQRSLFVALFSTSSLLKKSIELGESTRAWLTHFHSKEFKRRNDVKPDIVVAQDGSGHVKSIFEAVELTPKFGSRPFVIKIMAGVYRGYVVIPKDKTNLRFVGESTVYGFGFTAEELTTENTAKPTKQAVALAVSADRVAFYKCNFTGYQNTIYVHKGNQFYKNCIVEGTMNFIFGKGSAVFQECLILVKEPLLNQKHILTVDGRNEDPKVLGNGISIQKSVIGAAADNTSLKKSSNTIYLGRTFGNVNQTAIIQCYIGHLIHPNEWLDWNDQGQLGSTKNVEHENFGVGTNLESVKGKGYNSKLSREEVEEYSARNFIYGESWLPETGFPFDLDIA, encoded by the exons ATGGCCAGTATGTTTGAGCTAGTTCAGAATGTCTACTACTTCTTCATGGGTCTGTTGGTCATGTACGTCTCTTTCCTTTCAGACCAATATCTTTGGTCCAAAGAGACAACACCAGCAGCTTTTCAGTATATAGAGGAAATATGCATTCAACCCAACTTCAGAAACTACACCTTTGATTGCACCAAGCTTTTGACACCCGACCCTGAGAACGTCAAAGCTGTAACTTCTAAGGAAGATCTTTTCATGGTTGCTCTAACCAAGACTTCTACTTTGGCTCAATCCCTTCTATATGACTTAAACGAGCTCAACCGCTCGAGTCTCGGTTGGGGTTGGGTCGATAACAAGTCAGAAGTTTTGGATTGTATAGATGAATTCGATATAATAGTAAAGCTGTTCGATGAAGCTGTGTCTTCCTTGCGAGGTGGAGATCCAGCTACGCTCGATTATGTCTTCAGACACATTGAGATATATCAAACAGCTTGCATGAACAGGTTAAGAGAAGTCCAAACCAGTTTTACAAAGAAGGATTCAAAAATGTCCAGAAAGCAAAGGAGTTTGTTCGTTGCGCTCTTCAGCACTTCCTCCTTACTGAAGAAGAGTATTGAGTTAGGCGAATCGACACGGGCTTGGCTCACTCATTTCCATTCGAAAGAGTTTAAAAGGAGAAACGATGTTAAGCCTGATATAGTTGTTGCACAAGATGGATCAGGCCATGTCAAATCTATATTTGAAGCTGTTGAATTAACTCCTAAGTTTGGAAGCAGACCTTTCGTTATAAAGATAATGGCTGGAGTTTACAGAGGATACGTTGTCATCCCCAAGGACAAGACTAATCTTCGATTTGTTGGTGAAAGCA CTGTATATGGTTTTGGATTCACTGCTGAAGAACTAACCACTGAAAACACTGCCAAACCTACAAAGCAAGCTGTTGCACTTGCTGTTTCTGCAGATAGAGTTGCCTTCTATAAGTGCAACTTCACTGGATACCAAAACACAATCTATGTGCATAAAGGtaaccaattttataaaaattgcaTTGTGGAAGGCACAATGAACTTCATTTTTGGAAAGGGCAGTGCTGTGTTTCAAGAGTGTCTTATTCTGGTTAAAGAGCCATTGTTAAATCAAAAGCATATATTGACTGTTGATGGAAGGAATGAGGACCCAAAAGTTTTGGGAAATGGTATTAGCATACAAAAGTCTGTTATTGGAGCAGCAGCTGATAACACTTCGTTGAAAAAATCTAGTAATACTATATATCTTGGACGAACATTTGGAAATGTGAATCAAACAGCCATCATTCAATGTTATATTGGACATTTGATTCATCCTAATGAATGGTTAGATTGGAATGATCAAGGCCAACTTGGTTCTACAAAAAATGTTGAACATGAAAACTTTGGTGTTGGGACTAATTTGGAAAGTGTTAAAGGGAAAGGATACAATAGTAAACTCTCACGAGAGGAAGTCGAAGAGTATAGCGCAAGAAACTTCATATATGGCGAAAGCTGGTTGCCGGAGACTGGGTTTCCCTTTGATTTAGATATTGCTTag